From Cellulomonas fimi ATCC 484, a single genomic window includes:
- a CDS encoding exodeoxyribonuclease VII small subunit, giving the protein MPTTPEPSAAPDSPPPAQVDHPDVAALTYEQARDELVQVVARLEAGGASLEESLRLWERGEALAARCQQWLDGARERLAAVRAADDDGPVGRTPTPEEDER; this is encoded by the coding sequence GTGCCGACGACGCCCGAGCCCAGCGCCGCCCCCGACTCACCTCCCCCCGCGCAGGTCGACCACCCCGACGTGGCCGCGTTGACCTACGAGCAGGCGCGCGACGAGCTCGTCCAGGTCGTGGCGCGGCTGGAGGCCGGCGGCGCGTCGCTCGAGGAGTCGCTGCGGCTGTGGGAGCGGGGCGAGGCCCTCGCCGCCCGCTGCCAGCAGTGGCTCGACGGCGCGCGTGAGCGCCTGGCTGCGGTGCGCGCGGCCGACGACGACGGCCCCGTGGGCCGCACCCCCACCCCCGAGGAGGACGAGCGATGA